A window of the Lolium perenne isolate Kyuss_39 chromosome 7, Kyuss_2.0, whole genome shotgun sequence genome harbors these coding sequences:
- the LOC127316134 gene encoding uncharacterized protein: MTCNPYWEEITEKLLPGQLPQDRPDLVARVYKAKQRDMMNLLTKGKHFGAVTAYVHVTEFQKRGLPHEHILLIMKSDSKLKNPDDYDRVISAEIPDKEKFPVLHDLVVKHMLHGPCGALKKSCPCMIDGECRFHYPRQFCSHTQQGKDSYPIYRRREDGCVVKIRGAELDNRWVVPYNPFLLMRYNCHINVEACSSIKAVKYLFKYIYKGHDRTSFAFEKDVINAGGIINEIRQYRDARYISPPEAIYRIFCFHMFGVSPSVLQLQLHLENMHTVAFKACDNLEDVVAKPSSSKSMLTEYFDMNHKYVEARKWLYREFPEHYRWIDGDKKWQKRKNKRSQIGRLVYAHPAEGERYYLRVLLSHVRGATSFDDLKTINGKSCGSFREACEHLGLIEHDKSIDDCMTEAATFQMPYALRRLFATILVFCEATEIRQLWDKHLASMSEDYRRNESNEAALEQMVLRDIRDLVQSMGKDIKSYGLPDLVETDGSSNADYREVYEERQVTADQEHLDLIECLNSEQLAGFNDILDHVRNQKGQIFFVDGPGGTGKTYLYKALLAKVRDMGLIAIATATSGIAASIMPGGRTAHSRFKIPIKLTDYSMCGFTKQSGTAELLKQASLIIWDEVAMTKRQAVETLDRSLQDIMGCPLPFGGKVVVFGGDFRQVLPVVTRGTRAQITDATLLKSYLWDKIRKIRLTLNMRAQTDPWFSEYLLRIGNGTEDTIGDDYVRLPDDIVIGYTEDGKAINKLIEDVFPSLHANATSREYMSTRAILSTKNEHVDDLNDKMISRFPGEEKVYHSFDSIEDDLQNNYTIDFLNSITPNGLPPHTLKVKVNCPVILLRNLDPHNGLCNGTRLMIRAFQDNAIDAEIVGGQHAGKRVFIPRIPMSPSEDTSLPFKLKRKQFPIRLSFAMTINKAQGQTIPNVGIYLPEPVFSHGQLYVALSRGVSRKTTRILAKPNKEVDKSGRSTKNIVYRDVLEG, from the coding sequence ATGACTTGCAACCCGTATTGGGAGGAAATAACAGAGAAACTATTGCCTGGTCAGCTGCCACAAGATCGTCCAGATCTGGTGGCAAGAGTTTACAAGGCTAAGCAGCGAGATATGATGAATTTGTTGACCAAGGGTAAGCATTTTGGAGCAGTCACAGCTTATGTACATGTGACTGAGTTTCAGAAAAGAGGTCTGCCGCATGAGCATATCCTTCTTATTATGAAATCAGATAGCAAGTTAAAAAACCCAGATGACTATGATCGGGTGATATCTGCCGAGATACCGGACAAAGAGAAGTTCCCTGTTCTACATGATCTGGTAGTCAAACACATGTTGCATGGACCTTGTGGTGCGTTGAAGAAAAGTTGTCCTTGCATGATTGATGGAGAATGTCGTTTCCATTATCCTCGACAATTTTGCAGCCATACACAACAAGGAAAAGATTCATATCCCATCTACAGAAGGAGGGAAGACGGGTGTGTAGTTAAGATCAGAGGAGCAGAATTGGACAATAGATGGGTGGTCCCTTACAACCCTTTTCTTCTCATGCGATACAACTGCCACATTAATGTTGAAGCTTGCTCGAGCATCAAGGCGGTCAAGTATTTGTTCAAGTACATCTACAAAGGACATGATAGAACATCATTTGCATTCGAGAAGGATGTCATCAATGCCGGGGGAATCATCAATGAAATTCGTCAGTATAGGGATGCACGCTATATATCTCCTCCAGAGGCTATTTATAGGATTTTCTGTTTTCACATGTTTGGTGTTAGTCCGTCTGTTCTGCAACTCCAACTTCATTTGGAGAACATGCATACTGTTGCCTTTAAAGCCTGTGATAATTTGGAAGATGTTGTTGCTAAACCATCGTCTTCTAAATCCATGCTTACCGAGTACTTTGATATGAACCATAAGTATGTGGAGGCACGAAAATGGCTTTATAGAGAGTTTCCAGAACACTATAGGTGGATTGACGGAGATAAGAAGTGGCAGAAGAGAAAAAATAAGAGATCACAGATCGGACGACTGGTGTATGCACACCCGGCAGAAGGAGAGAGGTACTACTTGCGGGTGCTCCTAAGTCATGTGCGAGGTGCCACTTCGTTTGATGACTTAAAAACGATAAATGGCAAGTCGTGTGGTTCCTTCAGAGAGGCGTGTGAGCACTTAGGCCTTATTGAGCACGACAAGTCCATTGATGATTGCATGACGGAGGCAGCCACATTTCAGATGCCTTATGCTCTTAGACGGTTGTTTGCAACTATACTGGTATTCTGCGAGGCAACAGAAATCCGACAACTGTGGGACAAACATCTAGCATCGATGTCTGAAGATTACCGCCGCAATGAATCCAATGAGGCAGCACTTGAGCAGATGGTCCTTAGAGATATCAGGGATCTTGTGCAATCTATGGGAAAGGATATTAAAAGCTATGGACTTCCGGATCTGGTTGAGACAGATGGTTCTTCTAACGCTGATTATAGAGAGGTATATGAGGAGAGACAAGTCACCGCAGACCAAGAACATCTTGATCTAATTGAATGTTTAAATAGTGAGCAGCTAGCTGGTTTCAATgacatattggatcatgtgaggaACCAAAAAGGCCAGATATTTTTTGTTGATGGTCCAGGAGGCACTGGGAAGACGTACTTGTACAAGGCTTTGCTTGCGAAGGTGCGTGACATGGGCCTAATAGCAATTGCAACTGCTACATCAGGTATAGCTGCGTCAATAATGCCTGGAGGCCGAACTGCACACTCCAGGTTTAAAATTCCAATCAAGCTCACTGACTACAGCATGTGTGGTTTCACAAAGCAGAGTGGTACAGCGGAGTTGCTTAAACAAGCGTCCTTGATAATTTGGGACGAAGTCGCTATGACAAAGCGTCAAGCAGTTGAGACGCTTGATAGATCACTCCAGGACATAATGGGATGTCCTTTGCCATTTGGGGGGAAGGTTGTTGTCTTTGGTGGAGATTTTAGGCAGGTCCTTCCCGTTGTGACAAGAGGGACAAGAGCACAGATCACCGATGCAACACTGCTTAAATCCTATCTGTGGGATAAGATCCGCAAGATTCGCCTCACACTCAATATGCGTGCACAAACTGACCCTTGGTTCTCCGAATACCTCCTAAGGATCGGCAATGGAACAGAAGATACAATTGGCGACGACTATGTGCGTCTCCCAGATGACATTGTGATCGGCTATACCGAGGATGGGAAAGCAATTAACAAACTCATCGAAGATGTCTTCCCATCACTGCACGCCAATGCTACCTCAAGGGAGTACATGAGCACACGTGCAATTCTTTCAACCAAGAATGAGCATGTGGATGACCTCAATGACAAAATGATCTCTAGGTTTCCAGGCGAGGAAAAGGTATACCATAGCTTCGACTCAATCGAGGATGACTTGCAGAATAATTACACGATTGACTTTTTAAACTCGATCACACCAAATGGCTTGCCCCCGCATACCTTGAAGGTAAAGGTCAACTGCCCGGTCATTCTACTACGTAACCTAGACCCTCATAATGGCTTGTGCAATGGAACACGGCTCATGATCAGAGCCTTCCAGGATAATGCAATTGACGCGGAGATTGTTGGTGGTCAGCATGCTGGAAAGAGGGTGTTTATACCAAGGATCCCTATGTCGCCCTCGGAGGATACCTCACTTCCCTTCAAGCTTAAGAGAAAACAGTTCCCCATCCGCCTGAGTTTTGCCATGACCATTAACAAGGCACAGGGTCAGACCATCCCGAACGTCGGTATTTACCTTCCCGAGCCCGTGTTCTCCCATGGTCAGTTGTATGTTGCATTGTCAAGGGGCGTGTCAAGGAAGACGACGCGAATTTTGGCCAAACCGAACAAGGAGGTTGATAAATCCGGGAGAAGCACCAAAAATATTGTTTATAGAGATGTGTTGGAGGGATGA